One genomic window of Candidatus Nitrospira inopinata includes the following:
- a CDS encoding sigma-54-dependent transcriptional regulator codes for MKGLSILLVDDEPLIRLSMVDALEAVGYDVQTASSGMEGVEAVGQRRFDVVITDLRLPGCDGLTVLKAAKDRSSETEVVVITAHGSVETAVGAMKLGAADYVTKPFQMDELLLIIERIARVVMLRRENEDLKATLENKFSFGGILGANSRMRAVLEKIKLVAATDSTVLILGESGTGKELVANAVHQNSPRRDGPLIKVSCAALPETLLEAELFGHEKGAFTGALRQRRGRFELAHRGTLFLDEIGELSPVVQVKLLRVLQERKFERVGGNDTIDADVRLVCATQKDLRKEVAQGRFRDDLFYRLNVVQIVIPPLRERREDIMLIAEHVIETCAAKLNKKLKGFSPAARELLLRYSYPGNVRELENIVERAVALGHERQVIEPTDLCGFQSCPYLGGPPQESCGFCNEGLTGGKQAAHRPLMPLAAAREQFEKEYIVSVLERVEGSRTTASKVLGLSRKALWEKCKRYGIPSPYGDHHEDDEEPA; via the coding sequence GTGAAAGGACTCTCGATCCTGCTGGTGGACGATGAGCCGTTGATTCGGCTCTCGATGGTGGATGCGCTGGAGGCCGTCGGATACGATGTGCAGACGGCTTCGTCCGGGATGGAGGGTGTCGAGGCCGTCGGGCAGAGACGGTTCGACGTGGTGATCACCGATCTCCGGCTGCCCGGCTGCGACGGGCTGACCGTCCTGAAAGCGGCCAAGGATCGGAGTTCTGAAACGGAGGTGGTGGTCATCACCGCGCACGGTTCCGTGGAAACGGCGGTGGGGGCGATGAAACTGGGAGCGGCGGACTACGTCACCAAACCGTTCCAGATGGACGAACTGTTGTTGATCATCGAGCGGATCGCGCGCGTCGTGATGCTGCGGCGAGAAAACGAGGACCTCAAGGCGACGTTGGAGAACAAGTTCAGCTTCGGCGGCATTCTGGGAGCCAACAGCCGGATGCGGGCGGTCTTGGAAAAGATCAAGCTGGTCGCGGCGACCGATTCGACGGTATTGATTCTGGGCGAAAGCGGAACGGGGAAGGAACTGGTCGCCAATGCGGTGCATCAGAACAGTCCGCGGCGGGACGGCCCGTTGATCAAGGTGAGTTGCGCCGCCCTGCCGGAAACGTTGCTGGAGGCCGAGCTGTTCGGCCACGAGAAAGGCGCCTTCACCGGCGCCCTCCGCCAGCGACGAGGGCGATTTGAATTGGCCCATCGGGGGACGTTGTTCCTGGATGAAATCGGGGAACTGTCGCCGGTGGTCCAGGTGAAGTTGCTGCGAGTGCTTCAGGAGAGGAAGTTCGAGCGGGTCGGAGGTAACGACACCATCGACGCCGACGTCCGATTGGTGTGCGCCACCCAAAAGGATCTTCGCAAAGAGGTCGCCCAGGGTCGGTTTCGCGACGATCTGTTTTATCGGCTGAACGTGGTGCAAATCGTGATTCCGCCGCTCCGGGAACGGCGGGAAGACATCATGCTCATTGCGGAGCACGTCATCGAAACCTGCGCCGCCAAACTGAACAAAAAGCTCAAGGGGTTCTCGCCGGCAGCCCGCGAGCTGTTGCTGCGATATTCCTATCCGGGAAACGTGCGCGAGCTGGAAAACATCGTCGAGCGGGCGGTGGCCTTAGGCCATGAGCGCCAGGTGATTGAGCCGACCGATCTCTGCGGCTTTCAGTCCTGTCCCTATCTTGGCGGCCCCCCGCAAGAGTCGTGCGGCTTTTGCAACGAAGGATTGACCGGTGGCAAGCAAGCCGCCCACAGACCGTTGATGCCGCTCGCGGCGGCGCGCGAGCAATTTGAAAAGGAATACATCGTCTCCGTTTTGGAGCGGGTCGAGGGAAGCCGGACGACGGCGTCCAAGGTGCTAGGTCTGTCGCGCAAGGCGCTCTGGGAGAAATGCAAACGTTATGGGATCCCTTCTCCGTACGGCGACCATCACGAGGACGACGAAGAGCCTGCCTGA
- a CDS encoding PAS domain S-box protein translates to MTFWSRFHSLQRKIIAAIVVVGLLPLTLFLILLYLEERRALRETTGANFKEAAVEAARRVEMQVTRTVNEAQQLATMPFLRAAVLEANRTYEGKDSRAIEAIIKDWQRRWGQRDSRSEFPLFVNRISTNSLIRWHEIRKSDYVGILVTDEQGALVISSIPQVEYWYKKTAWWRAVVQDGGARPYVGDVAFDPAFGTHVVTVAVPIMDEGQKTAIGAITILLRRDTVFHSIAEVSLGATGHAMLVGSDGVVVLCPVLAPEAHTIRPEVVGLLGALKPGWASVDDDSHGSEGGMIGYAPVRFADGLAAGSLGGRHWLVVVRQDPGEIFAPLGELMTKILLFGGTVLAVLGGIGVVMAGRIAGPIKLLQEGAREIGSGRLDRRLDLKTGDEIEQLAEAFNHMAANLQRSFGQIERQMADVKQLEERYRDLIEHSPEMIYQMDRGGRFVHVNKTGLDKLGYTLEEMLALRLWEVVPKGEEPRTLHFLEQLVSRGQGSMETLLVAKDGRSIDVEIHATALLDRERGGLIYSRAFVRDVTERRRLEQELHRYTAGLEQAVSERTRQLAASQARYKALFDLVADSVFMIDARGMIAAVNKREEQVLGYAEAGVVGRNILDLIAEDRHREFKEWLAEIGGGHQRVLTREIAVMHCDGRVVPVEMNLIGAGGADRDLVMVQMRDITDRKKLERQLESYREDLEIKVRERTREIEETKQYLENLLENANDVIYTLDTEQRFTYVNGKVGAWGYRKDDLLGRPYLSLLSRRHRGRRLKATLDIGAKQVYEVEIVTKRGEIRTAMISVSPLQGAEGRILGVLGIARDMTETKKLEQQIRNAEKLASIGKLAAGVAHEINNPLGGILNCLYNLRKGGISPARQEEYWASMEHGVRRVQKIVRQLLDFSQQHEPEFSPADINQIVERVLTLTTHLFAPNRIALETELGLGLPNVMVDSHMIEQVLMNLILNAVQAMKNGGVLTIRTSIAEGVCRVEVRDTGSGIPPSILPRVFDPFFTTKGEGEGTGLGLSVNLGIVERHGGRILVDSEVGKGTTFTLCLPVSRDHSLVERAP, encoded by the coding sequence ATGACATTCTGGAGCCGGTTCCACAGCCTCCAGCGCAAGATCATCGCGGCGATCGTGGTGGTCGGCCTCCTGCCCCTGACGTTGTTTCTGATCCTGCTCTATCTCGAAGAGCGCCGGGCGTTACGCGAGACAACGGGAGCGAATTTCAAAGAAGCCGCCGTCGAGGCCGCCCGCCGCGTCGAAATGCAGGTGACCCGCACCGTCAACGAGGCGCAACAGCTCGCCACCATGCCGTTTCTTCGCGCCGCCGTCTTGGAAGCCAATCGAACCTATGAAGGCAAGGATTCCCGCGCCATCGAGGCCATCATCAAGGATTGGCAGCGGCGCTGGGGGCAGCGGGATTCGCGCAGCGAGTTTCCGTTGTTCGTCAACCGAATCTCGACGAATTCGCTGATCCGCTGGCATGAGATTCGGAAGTCCGACTACGTCGGCATTCTGGTGACGGACGAGCAGGGAGCCCTGGTGATCAGTTCCATTCCCCAGGTGGAGTATTGGTACAAGAAGACGGCGTGGTGGCGGGCCGTCGTGCAAGACGGCGGGGCGCGGCCCTACGTGGGCGACGTGGCGTTCGATCCCGCCTTCGGGACGCACGTCGTGACCGTCGCGGTGCCCATCATGGACGAAGGGCAAAAGACGGCGATCGGGGCGATCACGATTCTGCTTCGACGCGACACCGTGTTCCATTCCATTGCGGAAGTTTCACTCGGCGCCACGGGGCACGCCATGTTGGTCGGTTCGGACGGCGTCGTGGTTCTATGTCCGGTGCTGGCTCCGGAAGCGCACACGATCCGCCCAGAGGTCGTCGGCCTGTTGGGGGCGCTCAAACCCGGGTGGGCGTCGGTCGATGACGATTCGCACGGGAGCGAAGGAGGCATGATCGGGTACGCGCCCGTGCGATTCGCCGACGGTCTTGCCGCGGGGAGCCTCGGAGGCCGGCATTGGCTGGTCGTCGTGCGGCAGGATCCCGGAGAAATCTTCGCTCCCCTCGGCGAGTTGATGACCAAGATCCTGTTGTTCGGCGGAACGGTATTGGCCGTGCTCGGCGGAATCGGGGTGGTGATGGCGGGGCGCATCGCCGGTCCGATCAAACTGTTGCAGGAGGGGGCGCGGGAGATCGGGAGCGGACGGTTGGACCGGCGGCTTGATCTCAAAACCGGCGATGAAATCGAACAACTGGCGGAAGCGTTCAATCACATGGCCGCCAATCTGCAACGGTCGTTCGGGCAAATCGAACGGCAGATGGCCGATGTCAAACAGTTGGAGGAGCGGTATCGCGATTTGATCGAACATTCGCCGGAGATGATTTATCAGATGGATCGCGGCGGCCGGTTCGTCCACGTGAATAAGACGGGGCTCGACAAATTGGGCTATACGCTCGAAGAAATGCTGGCCCTTCGGCTTTGGGAAGTGGTGCCGAAGGGAGAGGAACCGCGGACATTGCATTTTCTCGAGCAATTGGTCTCGCGGGGACAGGGGTCCATGGAAACCCTGCTCGTGGCGAAGGACGGACGGTCGATCGACGTCGAAATTCACGCCACGGCGCTTCTCGACCGTGAGCGCGGCGGGTTGATTTATTCCCGCGCCTTCGTCCGGGACGTCACGGAGCGGCGCCGGTTGGAGCAAGAGCTGCATCGCTATACGGCGGGACTGGAGCAGGCCGTCTCGGAGCGCACACGGCAGTTGGCCGCCTCGCAGGCCCGCTACAAGGCCCTGTTCGATCTGGTCGCCGACTCGGTGTTCATGATCGACGCCCGGGGAATGATCGCCGCCGTGAACAAGCGCGAGGAACAGGTGCTGGGCTACGCGGAGGCCGGCGTCGTCGGGCGGAACATTCTCGATCTGATCGCAGAGGACCGTCACCGTGAGTTCAAGGAATGGTTGGCGGAGATCGGAGGCGGCCACCAGCGGGTTTTGACGAGGGAAATTGCCGTCATGCACTGCGACGGCCGCGTGGTGCCGGTCGAGATGAATCTGATCGGCGCCGGGGGCGCCGATCGGGACCTGGTCATGGTGCAGATGCGGGACATTACGGACCGGAAAAAGCTCGAGCGGCAGTTGGAGTCCTATCGGGAAGACCTCGAGATCAAGGTGAGGGAACGGACAAGGGAAATCGAGGAAACGAAGCAGTACTTGGAAAATTTGCTGGAAAACGCCAACGACGTCATCTACACGCTCGATACGGAGCAGCGATTCACCTATGTCAACGGCAAGGTCGGCGCCTGGGGGTATCGCAAGGACGATCTGCTGGGCCGTCCCTATCTCTCGTTACTCTCACGGCGTCACCGCGGCCGGCGCCTCAAAGCCACCTTAGATATCGGTGCGAAACAGGTGTACGAGGTGGAAATCGTGACCAAGCGGGGCGAGATCCGAACGGCGATGATCAGCGTCTCCCCCCTCCAAGGCGCCGAGGGCCGGATTCTCGGCGTGCTCGGGATCGCCCGCGACATGACGGAGACGAAAAAGTTGGAGCAGCAGATCCGCAACGCCGAAAAATTGGCGTCCATCGGAAAACTTGCGGCCGGCGTGGCGCACGAAATCAACAATCCCCTCGGAGGCATCCTCAACTGCCTTTACAACCTGAGAAAAGGCGGCATTTCCCCGGCCCGGCAAGAGGAGTACTGGGCCTCCATGGAGCACGGCGTCAGGCGGGTGCAGAAGATCGTTCGGCAGTTATTGGATTTCTCCCAACAGCACGAGCCTGAATTCAGTCCGGCCGACATCAACCAGATTGTCGAGCGGGTGTTGACGCTGACCACCCACCTGTTCGCTCCCAACCGCATCGCGCTGGAGACCGAGTTGGGGCTCGGCTTGCCCAACGTGATGGTGGACAGCCATATGATCGAACAGGTATTGATGAATCTGATCTTGAACGCCGTTCAGGCGATGAAGAACGGAGGCGTCTTGACCATTCGGACCTCGATCGCCGAGGGAGTCTGCCGAGTCGAAGTCCGCGATACCGGCTCCGGCATCCCTCCGTCCATCCTCCCCCGTGTGTTCGATCCCTTCTTTACGACGAAAGGCGAGGGCGAAGGGACGGGATTGGGCCTGTCCGTCAATCTGGGCATCGTCGAACGGCACGGCGGCAGAATTTTGGTGGACAGCGAGGTCGGCAAGGGGACCACGTTCACGCTGTGCTTGCCGGTATCGCGCGATCATTCGTTGGTGGAGCGGGCTCCGTGA
- the secF gene encoding protein translocase subunit SecF: MFEILGKTDIDFMGKRKITFALSGLMVALGLVAVIQIARGAANLGIDFAGGTAVQLKFEQPIRIDEARKALESNGVGNAELQEFGEDNKLLVRVKTSTTIEEKIAERIVGVFAKEFPGNSFVVDSTTEIGPTIGKKLQEDALIAILISFAGIIMYIAARFELRFGVAAALATFHDVLAVLGAFYVLDKEITLLIVTALLTLAGYSLTDTVVVFDRIRENLKVRRRESEEATINNAVNQVLSRTIVTSLTVILVLIPLTIAGGEVLHDFSLALLWGVICGTYSSVFVASPLVLLWPGKPGRLLKRG; the protein is encoded by the coding sequence ATGTTCGAGATCTTAGGAAAAACCGACATCGATTTCATGGGCAAGCGCAAGATCACCTTCGCCTTGTCCGGTCTCATGGTTGCGTTGGGGCTCGTGGCCGTGATTCAGATCGCTCGGGGAGCGGCGAATCTCGGCATCGATTTCGCCGGAGGCACGGCGGTGCAGTTGAAGTTCGAGCAGCCGATCCGCATCGACGAAGCGAGAAAGGCGCTGGAGTCCAACGGGGTGGGCAACGCCGAGCTGCAGGAATTCGGGGAGGACAACAAGCTGCTTGTTCGCGTCAAAACCTCGACGACGATCGAGGAAAAGATCGCGGAGCGGATCGTCGGGGTGTTCGCCAAGGAGTTCCCCGGCAATTCGTTCGTGGTGGACTCCACGACCGAAATCGGGCCGACGATCGGCAAAAAGCTTCAGGAGGACGCGCTCATCGCGATCCTCATTTCCTTCGCCGGGATCATCATGTACATCGCGGCGCGATTCGAGCTGCGGTTCGGCGTCGCGGCGGCGCTGGCGACGTTTCACGACGTGTTGGCGGTGCTCGGCGCGTTTTACGTGCTGGACAAGGAGATCACGCTGCTCATCGTCACGGCCCTGTTGACGCTGGCCGGCTATTCCCTGACCGATACCGTCGTCGTCTTCGACCGGATCCGGGAAAATCTGAAGGTGCGCCGTCGGGAGAGCGAAGAAGCCACGATCAACAACGCCGTCAATCAGGTTCTGAGCCGGACCATCGTCACCAGCTTGACGGTGATCCTGGTGCTGATTCCCTTGACGATCGCTGGCGGCGAGGTGCTGCACGACTTTTCGCTGGCGCTCCTGTGGGGCGTGATTTGCGGCACCTATTCGTCCGTCTTTGTCGCGAGCCCGCTGGTCCTTCTGTGGCCGGGCAAGCCGGGCCGGCTCTTGAAACGCGGTTGA
- the secD gene encoding protein translocase subunit SecD, which produces MKKVSGRLGLLALVIATSVICSLPSYQPLYQTLPGWMKTVLPDKGIALGLDLQGGIHLVMEVDEDRAVEITVDRTVTSLQDLLAEKNIAVESVKRTASQQITIRFGDEGLKTSIQKLIDEYPSFAENESAGTSTSLVWELREAESKRIKDFAINQALETIRNRIDQFGVTEPIVQRQGLKQIVVQLPGIKEPKRAKDLIKETALLEFKMLDEDAQLRLELPARIPKDMEEEIIRQFQDKIPEGDEILFERAVDKETGREYRIPYLVKKRVMLTGDVLSDARVSIGQFNDPYVSITFDSRGGQEFERITAENVKKRMAIVLDNTIYSAPVIQERIGGGRAQITGTFTTQEANDLAIVLRAGALPAPLKIVQDLTVGPSLGQDSIDKGIRATLIAGAVVILFMIVYYRLSGAIADFALILNLVCLMGALSALNATLTLPGIAGIVLTIGMGVDSNVLIFERIREELRSGKAVRTAIDAGYDKALLTIIDSHVTTLITGVALFLFGTGPIKGFAVTLCLGIAINLFTALVGTKVIFDLWYRRQPKAQTLSI; this is translated from the coding sequence ATGAAGAAGGTGAGCGGGCGATTGGGATTGTTGGCGCTGGTCATCGCGACGTCGGTGATATGTTCGTTGCCGTCGTACCAGCCGCTGTATCAAACGCTGCCCGGTTGGATGAAGACCGTCCTTCCGGACAAGGGCATCGCGCTGGGTCTTGACTTGCAGGGCGGCATTCACCTGGTGATGGAGGTGGACGAAGATCGGGCGGTGGAGATCACGGTCGACCGAACCGTGACGTCGCTTCAAGACTTGCTGGCCGAAAAGAACATTGCCGTCGAGTCGGTGAAACGCACGGCCTCCCAACAGATCACGATTCGATTCGGGGATGAGGGACTCAAAACCTCGATCCAGAAACTGATCGACGAGTATCCGTCCTTCGCCGAAAACGAATCGGCCGGAACGTCCACTTCGCTGGTGTGGGAACTGCGCGAAGCGGAGAGCAAGCGCATCAAGGACTTCGCGATCAATCAGGCCCTGGAGACGATCCGCAACCGAATCGATCAGTTCGGCGTGACCGAGCCGATCGTGCAGCGGCAGGGCTTGAAGCAGATCGTCGTGCAGTTGCCGGGCATCAAAGAGCCAAAACGGGCCAAGGACTTGATCAAGGAAACCGCCCTGCTTGAGTTCAAAATGCTGGACGAGGACGCCCAACTGCGGTTGGAGCTGCCGGCCCGGATTCCGAAGGACATGGAAGAGGAAATCATCCGGCAGTTTCAGGACAAGATCCCCGAGGGCGACGAGATTTTGTTCGAGCGCGCGGTCGACAAGGAGACGGGACGCGAATACAGGATTCCGTATCTGGTCAAGAAGCGGGTCATGCTCACCGGCGACGTCTTGAGCGACGCGCGGGTGTCGATCGGGCAATTCAACGATCCCTACGTGTCCATCACCTTTGATTCCAGGGGAGGCCAGGAGTTCGAGCGGATCACGGCGGAGAATGTCAAGAAACGGATGGCGATCGTGCTCGACAACACGATTTATTCGGCCCCCGTCATTCAAGAGCGGATCGGAGGCGGACGCGCCCAAATCACCGGCACCTTTACGACGCAGGAGGCCAACGATCTCGCCATCGTGTTGCGGGCCGGGGCTCTGCCGGCGCCTCTTAAGATCGTGCAGGATTTGACGGTCGGTCCGTCTCTCGGGCAAGACTCGATCGACAAGGGCATCAGGGCGACGTTGATCGCGGGAGCGGTGGTCATCCTGTTCATGATCGTGTATTACCGTCTTTCCGGCGCGATCGCCGACTTTGCGCTGATTTTGAACTTGGTGTGTCTGATGGGCGCGCTGTCCGCCTTAAACGCGACGCTGACATTGCCGGGCATCGCCGGGATCGTGCTTACGATCGGAATGGGAGTCGATTCGAACGTGTTGATTTTCGAGCGCATCCGAGAGGAGTTGCGGAGCGGCAAGGCCGTGCGAACGGCGATCGACGCCGGGTACGACAAAGCGTTGCTCACGATCATCGATTCGCACGTGACGACGCTGATCACCGGGGTCGCGCTCTTTTTATTTGGAACGGGACCGATCAAGGGGTTTGCCGTCACGTTGTGCCTGGGCATCGCGATCAATCTGTTCACGGCGTTGGTCGGCACCAAGGTGATTTTCGACCTCTGGTACAGGCGGCAACCGAAAGCCCAGACGTTGAGTATTTGA
- the yajC gene encoding preprotein translocase subunit YajC, whose translation MLMESIAWAQGAGANGAGAGGQGPGGLLSLVPFILIFIIFYFLLIRPQQKKQKEQKALIDALKKGDKVVTTSGIWGTVTNLGKHTVTLQIADNTRIKIQRDYIARLRGEDEDKEKDA comes from the coding sequence ATGTTGATGGAATCCATAGCATGGGCCCAGGGGGCCGGGGCGAACGGGGCGGGGGCCGGCGGGCAAGGCCCGGGAGGGCTGCTTTCCCTCGTTCCCTTTATTCTGATTTTCATCATCTTTTACTTTCTGCTGATTCGGCCGCAGCAGAAGAAGCAGAAAGAGCAGAAGGCCTTGATCGACGCGCTCAAGAAAGGCGACAAAGTCGTGACCACGTCCGGCATTTGGGGAACGGTCACCAATCTCGGGAAACATACCGTCACCCTCCAAATAGCCGACAATACGCGGATCAAGATCCAGCGGGATTACATCGCGCGGCTGCGCGGGGAAGACGAGGACAAAGAAAAAGATGCGTAG
- the tgt gene encoding tRNA guanosine(34) transglycosylase Tgt: protein MIQYRLQQQDRQSKARVGRLCTARAVIDTPTFMPVGSLGPVKGLAPDDLQLMGFRLLLNNAYHLYLRPGHKIVAEMGGLHAFTGWPGAILTDSGGFQVFSLAKLCKVTDEGVVFQSHIDGSSHFITPEIAVEIQEALGADIIMAFDHCVALPASREAVVDSVRRTKLWAERCLAGRRRNDQALFGIVQGGLDADLRVRSARDLTAMGFDGYAVGGLSVGESKAEMYAMLDATVPELPENKPRYLMGVGYPEDLIEGVFRGIDLFDCVAPSRHGRTGSLFTTAGRVVIKQARYARDERPVDPDCGCPVCGRYSRAYLHHLFSVKEMLASRLNTIHNLWYFSDLMRRVRAAVEQGTFSEFRAAFYRSHAQEPSSAAAREDPEVVAAGDSVHNKERGDRSLC from the coding sequence ATGATCCAGTATCGGCTTCAACAACAGGATCGGCAATCCAAAGCCAGGGTCGGCCGATTGTGCACCGCGCGAGCCGTCATCGATACGCCGACGTTCATGCCGGTCGGTTCGTTGGGGCCGGTCAAGGGACTGGCGCCGGACGATCTGCAGCTCATGGGATTCCGGTTGTTGTTGAACAACGCCTATCATCTCTACCTCCGTCCGGGGCACAAGATCGTGGCCGAGATGGGCGGACTGCACGCCTTTACCGGCTGGCCCGGAGCGATTTTGACGGACAGCGGGGGCTTTCAGGTGTTCAGTTTGGCCAAGTTATGCAAGGTGACGGACGAAGGCGTCGTCTTCCAATCGCACATCGACGGATCGAGTCATTTCATCACCCCGGAAATCGCCGTTGAAATCCAAGAAGCGTTGGGAGCCGATATCATCATGGCCTTCGATCACTGCGTCGCGTTGCCCGCGAGCCGCGAGGCGGTGGTGGACAGTGTGCGGCGAACCAAGTTATGGGCCGAACGTTGTTTGGCCGGTCGGCGCAGAAACGACCAAGCCCTGTTCGGGATCGTGCAGGGCGGTCTGGACGCGGATCTGCGCGTCCGCTCGGCGAGAGACCTTACGGCCATGGGATTCGACGGCTATGCGGTCGGCGGCCTGTCCGTGGGAGAAAGCAAGGCCGAGATGTACGCGATGCTCGACGCGACGGTGCCGGAACTGCCGGAGAACAAGCCGCGGTATCTGATGGGAGTGGGATACCCGGAAGATCTGATCGAAGGGGTCTTTCGCGGCATCGACCTCTTCGACTGCGTCGCGCCCTCGCGACATGGACGGACCGGCTCGTTGTTTACGACCGCGGGACGGGTGGTCATCAAACAAGCCCGATACGCCCGAGATGAGCGGCCGGTCGATCCCGACTGCGGGTGCCCGGTCTGCGGGCGCTACTCGCGGGCGTATCTTCATCATCTGTTCTCGGTGAAAGAAATGTTGGCCTCGCGGCTGAACACCATTCATAACCTTTGGTATTTTTCGGATCTGATGCGCCGTGTCCGAGCGGCCGTCGAGCAAGGAACGTTTTCGGAATTTCGAGCGGCTTTTTATCGCAGCCACGCGCAGGAACCGTCGAGCGCCGCGGCGCGGGAAGACCCGGAGGTCGTTGCGGCGGGAGACAGCGTCCACAACAAGGAAAGAGGAGATCGTTCGTTATGTTGA
- the argS gene encoding arginine--tRNA ligase, with the protein MSHGIVQEMVATALLGALNEAKKKGRLKTETWPALTLDAPKRPEWGELATTIAMSLAPSEKKGPHEIAEIIAEHLTETEQLFERVEIVRPGFLNLTIKPTLWHEVLREIDARGDAYGKADVGRGHRVLVEYVSANPTGPLHVGHGRGAAVGQAVARLLEAVGYDVTSEYYINDAGRQMKLLGASVYARYRELCGQPAEFPEEGYHGAYINDVARRLKQKLDDETGPSDPAEIEARCRMLAYQELLELIRGDLASFGVEFQSWFSEESLLKSGAVEQALDDLQARGLLFEQEGALWFRSTTFGDEKDRVVKKQDGEYTYLASDIAYHRDKLRRGYDLLVDVWGADHHGYIPRMEAVMQAYGHPKERLRVVLVQLVKLLRAGVEVKMSKRTGSFVTMREVIDEVGADAAKFFFLMRDSRTHLDFDLELAKQRSADNPVYYVQYAHARIASLWRTAASRGIECPRPNETDLAPLTDPDELGLIRKLSVYPDILQTSASTFEPHRVTYYLQQLAALLHTFYNKHRILPPAGGQEHDEAGSAEELTPKRTAARLALMRGVQQVIRNGLTVLGISAPEQM; encoded by the coding sequence GTGTCTCACGGCATCGTCCAAGAAATGGTTGCCACCGCCTTGCTCGGTGCGCTCAATGAGGCCAAGAAAAAGGGCCGATTGAAGACGGAAACCTGGCCGGCGTTGACTCTGGACGCGCCAAAACGTCCGGAATGGGGAGAATTGGCGACGACGATCGCGATGTCCTTGGCGCCGTCGGAAAAAAAAGGACCTCACGAGATCGCCGAGATTATCGCCGAACATCTCACGGAAACGGAGCAGCTCTTCGAGCGGGTGGAAATTGTCCGCCCTGGATTTTTGAACCTGACGATCAAGCCGACCCTGTGGCACGAAGTGTTACGAGAGATCGATGCGAGAGGAGACGCCTACGGCAAAGCCGACGTGGGACGGGGACATCGCGTCCTCGTCGAATATGTCAGCGCTAATCCCACCGGTCCACTCCATGTCGGGCACGGACGGGGAGCGGCGGTCGGGCAGGCCGTCGCCCGCCTGTTGGAAGCAGTCGGGTATGACGTGACCAGCGAGTACTATATCAACGACGCCGGCAGACAGATGAAACTGTTGGGAGCGTCGGTCTATGCGCGTTACCGAGAACTCTGCGGGCAGCCTGCCGAATTTCCGGAAGAAGGCTACCACGGCGCCTATATCAACGATGTGGCCCGACGCCTCAAGCAGAAGCTCGACGACGAGACGGGACCGTCCGATCCGGCGGAGATCGAGGCGCGATGCCGTATGCTCGCTTATCAGGAACTGTTGGAATTGATCCGTGGGGACCTTGCGTCGTTCGGCGTCGAATTTCAGTCGTGGTTCAGCGAAGAGTCGTTGCTCAAGTCCGGGGCGGTGGAGCAGGCTTTGGACGATTTGCAAGCCCGCGGCCTTTTGTTTGAGCAAGAGGGCGCACTGTGGTTTCGTTCCACGACCTTCGGCGATGAAAAAGACCGTGTCGTCAAGAAGCAGGACGGCGAATACACCTACCTGGCGTCGGACATCGCCTATCATCGGGACAAGCTGCGGCGCGGATATGATCTGCTGGTCGACGTGTGGGGAGCCGACCACCACGGCTACATCCCCCGCATGGAGGCCGTGATGCAGGCCTACGGCCATCCGAAGGAGCGGTTGCGGGTGGTGTTGGTTCAACTCGTCAAACTCCTGCGGGCCGGGGTCGAAGTCAAGATGTCAAAGCGGACCGGTTCGTTCGTGACCATGCGCGAAGTCATCGACGAAGTGGGCGCCGATGCCGCGAAGTTCTTTTTCCTCATGAGGGACTCACGGACTCATCTTGACTTTGATCTGGAACTGGCCAAGCAACGATCGGCGGACAATCCGGTGTACTACGTGCAATACGCCCACGCTCGTATCGCGAGCTTGTGGCGGACGGCCGCCTCGCGGGGCATTGAGTGCCCTCGACCGAACGAGACGGACCTCGCCCCCTTGACCGATCCTGACGAATTGGGGCTGATTCGAAAGCTCTCCGTCTATCCGGACATCCTTCAGACCAGCGCGTCCACGTTCGAGCCCCATCGTGTCACGTATTATCTCCAACAGCTCGCGGCGCTGCTGCATACCTTTTACAACAAACATCGGATCCTCCCTCCCGCGGGCGGTCAGGAACACGATGAGGCGGGATCGGCCGAGGAACTGACGCCCAAGCGGACCGCCGCCAGGCTGGCCCTCATGCGCGGCGTTCAGCAAGTCATCAGAAACGGTCTGACGGTGCTGGGAATTTCCGCGCCCGAGCAGATGTGA